A genomic window from Mesotoga infera includes:
- a CDS encoding response regulator transcription factor, producing MGTRINLVEDEKNLNSVLTSYLEKEGWEVKSFKNGSDAFDEIDDSPDIWILDIMLPGIDGFELLREIRKRDSAIPVIFISARDKDIDRVVGLEMGSDDYLPKPFLPRELVIRVRKILDRINYSGGVISIFPYTIDEARRSVVEAVDEGNSKVIELTSMEFDLLLLFINGKGKPFSRDQILDRIWGYDHYGSDRAVDDLVRRLRKKMPHFKIETVYGFGYKSVNL from the coding sequence ATGGGAACAAGGATAAATCTCGTTGAAGACGAAAAGAATCTGAACAGCGTGCTGACTTCCTATCTAGAAAAGGAGGGATGGGAAGTCAAGTCGTTCAAGAACGGCAGCGATGCTTTCGACGAAATAGACGATTCTCCTGATATCTGGATTCTGGATATTATGCTCCCGGGAATCGACGGATTTGAACTCCTACGAGAGATCAGAAAGAGAGATTCGGCGATACCGGTGATCTTCATTTCTGCAAGAGACAAAGACATCGATCGAGTAGTCGGGCTTGAGATGGGAAGCGACGACTACTTGCCCAAACCTTTTCTTCCCAGAGAACTCGTCATTCGCGTAAGAAAGATTCTTGATCGCATCAACTACTCGGGCGGAGTAATATCTATTTTTCCTTATACGATCGACGAGGCAAGAAGATCCGTTGTAGAGGCGGTAGATGAAGGCAACTCAAAGGTCATTGAACTCACCTCTATGGAGTTTGATCTGCTCCTTCTCTTTATTAACGGCAAAGGCAAACCTTTTTCCAGAGACCAGATTCTCGACAGGATCTGGGGCTACGACCACTACGGAAGCGACAGAGCCGTCGACGATCTTGTACGGAGACTTAGAAAGAAGATGCCCCATTTCAAGATCGAGACCGTCTATGGATTCGGTTATAAGAGCGTGAACCTATGA